Part of the Cucurbita pepo subsp. pepo cultivar mu-cu-16 unplaced genomic scaffold, ASM280686v2 Cp4.1_scaffold000729, whole genome shotgun sequence genome is shown below.
NNNNNNNNNNNNNNNNNNNNNNNNNNNNNNNNNNNNNNNNNNNNNNNNNNNNNNNNNNNNNNNNNNNNNNNNNNNNNNNNNNNNNNNNNNNNNNNNNNNNNNNNNNNNNNNNNNNNNNNNNNNNNNNNNNNNNNNNNNNNNNNNNNNNNNNNNNNNNNNNNNNNNNNNNNNNNNNNNNNNNNNNNNNNNNNNNNNNNNNNNNNNNNNNNNNNNNNNNNNNNNNNNNNNNNNNNNNNNNNNNNNNNNNNNNNNNNNNNNNNNNNNNNNNNNNNNNNNNNNNNNNNNNNNNNNNNNNNNNNNNNNNNNNNNNNNNNNNNNNNNNNNNNNNNNNNNNNNNNNNNNNNNNNNNNNNNNNNNNNNNNNNNNNNNNNNNNNNNNNNNNNNNNNNNNNNNNNNNNNNNNNNNNNNNNNNNNNNNNNNNNNNNNNNNNNNNNNNNNNNNNNNNNNNNNNNNNNNNNNNNNNNNNNNNNNNNNNNNNNNNNNNNNNNNNNNNNNNNNNNNNNNNNNNNNNNNNNNNNNNNNNNNNNNNNNNNNNNNNNNNNNNNNNNNNNNNNNNNNNNNNNNNNNNNNNNNNNNNNNNNNNNNNNNNNNNNNNNNNNNNNNNNNNNNNNNNNNNNNNNNNNNNNNNNNNNNNNNNNNNNNNNNNNNNNNNNNNNNNNNNNNNNNNNNNNNNNNNNNNNNNNNNNNNNNNNNNNNNNNNNNNNNNNNNNNNNNNNNNNNNNNNNNNNNNNNNNNNNNNNNNNNNNNNNNNNNNNNNNNNNNNNNNNNNNNNNNNNNNNNNNNNNNNNNNNNNNNNNNNNNNNNNNNNNNNNNNNNNNNNNNNNNNNNNNNNNNNNNNNNNNNNNNNNNNNNNNNNNNNNNNNNNNNNNNNNNNNNNNNNNNNNNNNNNNNNNNNNAGTGAAAAAATGGAGGACAAGGAAGAACTCGAACGACTCGAAAACGCGCAGCCGTCGCTGCTGCCGCCTCCTCTCTCCTCCATCACCTCTATTGCAACAAACGTCCCAGCTCCAAAGATCAGCGGCTCGGTATTTTCTCTTGACTTCTCAAATCTCTGATTAGTCGCATCGTAATCGGGAACAGTAGGGGATTAGTCCGATTCGTGATCTCTCTGAAATCCAGAGCAGTAATAATCGGCGGCGTTAGTCGAGAActtgaggaggaggaagaggaattTGGAGCCGTCTCTCAAGAATCTACCACAAATCCTGCAATTTTTCGATCTGAGAAGCTACCATTCTGAAGAGTAAGTGAACTTTTTGCTAGTATTGTAGGAGGCATACATTTCTCTTGGtttgtttgaaatattttttttctttcttttctgattGACATGAGAATTTCTGGAGAATATACGAGATGAATTGAAGTGTTTGATTTTGAGTTTTATCATCAGAATCGGATcgttttgttcttgttcagtAATGGAATTCGATAGAAACATAACCAGATTCTTCGGGGGAGACAAAAACTCAAACAATTGTGCTTACTAAAATTCCTAGTTTGAACcttagatccaccgctagcagatattgttctctttgagctttaaaacgcgtctgctagaggaaggtttccacacccttatgtggtttgttctcctccccaaccaatgtgggacatcacaatccaccctcattcggggccagcgtcctcgctgtccctctttccttcctccaatcgatgtaggattgcccccaaatccaccccctttggggcccaatgtccttactggcacaccgcctcgtgtcaacccccttcggggaacagcgagaaggctagcacatcgtccgatgtctggctctaataccatttgtaacgacccaaatccaccgctagcaaatattgtcctctttggactttccctttcgggcttcccctcaagacttgaaaatgcgtctattaggggaaggttttcacattcttataaatggtggtttgtttttctccccaaccaacgtgggacatcacagaaCATGAAACTAAATTCATATCTCATCATGTCGTTGGAAGATGAAACAAGAATCAAACACCAAACAAATCCGAAATCAGAGGTCAAATAAGATGTCAAATGAAATGATCTAAGAAACTAGTTCTTAAAATCCTGTTCATGTGTTATTGAGCAAGTTTTAACATTGGTTTGTATTCcattcatctcaaatactcATTTGTAATCTGAATTTTAATTACAAGACATTTTGTTCATCAAGTTTCTGAAAACCCCTTTGTACTCTTTCATTGCTTCATGACTATTTGTGTATTTAATGTTGTTAAACTGATACTTGGAAGCTTTTCTAGCTTGGTTTGTGTATGAACTGAGTTAAAATACTGTGATTATGTAGAAATGGGTATTCAAAAGAACCGTTAGACCCGATCAACCTAAACGGTAAGAAGTGTCACTCTAATTAGAGCTTCGAACTTTaagatttttataattgaactTAGTTCTTAGCTCGATGCTCGTATGAAAACACAATTTTGCCATATCAATGGAAATTTGCTTAACTAGTTTACCAaaagaaatgttatatataacATGGATCCATAACATCACAAACATAAGCTGCGCAGTTCATTACCAACAAGGCCGACAATGTTTCTACCCCTAAACCAAAGGCTTACACTAGCTAAACTTCCCTCGCTGCTCGAAACTCGATGACGTGGAGGGCCAATCAATATTCTCACTTCCTCTTCTTAGCTGGTGGCTGAGGTGTTTCCTCCTCCTCGtcttcctcctcctcgtcttcttcctcgtcCTCATCGTCGTCCTCGTCCTCTCCATTGTCGTCgtcctcatcatcatcttcctcatcACCTCCAGCTCTTCCGTCGCCATTTGCTTCAGGATCATCCTCTGGATCACCATCATCCCCTTCTTCACCTCCGGAAAAAtcttcgtcgtcgtcgtcgtcatccTGATCATTTGCATCATCGTCATCGtcgtcatcttcatcatcCTCCGTTTCACTACCATCTTTGTTTTCCTGATCGGGGCGTTCCTTTTTGTGAAGTTCAGAGAAAGGAAACCtaggagaagagagaagatCAGTAATCTTAGAACattaaagtaaaaacatatgaatgacatgaaattttattaccTTTCCTCAATTGCAGCCAACCCTGGTGTGGCATTGGCATTATTTAACAGAGCACCTGTCTGAAGAAAACACAATCATGTTGGAAAGTGGATCATTAAAGTCTCAAGATCATGTTCTGTCTCGGAATTGTCTCAAACAAGATCAGAAAATTGCATTCTAGATGATAAATTTCAAGAGCAAgcattagaaagaaaaaacaagacatCCAGCTATGTCTTGTCTAGAACAACTAAtcagaaaattaagaaaacttCCAGATATGTCTCGTTAAGCAGTCCAATAAGATCAAGCTTTTAAGGAGATGTTAGAACAGGAGGCCACAAGAAACTGGAAAACATGAGTTGATTTGGACAATGATTCTGATTCCAAGTGCCAAACAGCaaaacacccaaaaaaaaaaaaaaaaaNNNNNNNNNNNNNNNNNNNNNNNNNNNNNNNNNNNNNNNNNNNNNNNNNNNNNNNNNNNNNNNNNNNNNNNNNNNNNNNNNNNNNNNNNNNNNNNNNNNNNNNNNNNNNNNNNNNNNNNNNNNNNNNNNNNNNNNNNNNNNNNNNNNNNNNNNNNNNNNNNNNNNNNNNNNNNNNNNNNNNNNNNNNNNNNNNNNNNNNNNNNNNNNNNNNNNNNNNNNNNNNNNNNNNNNNNNNNNNNNNNNNNNNNNNNNNNNNNNNNNNNNNNNNNNNNNNNNNNNNNNNNNNNNNNNNNNNNNNNNNNNNNNNNNNNNNNNNNNNNNNNNNNNNNNNNNNNNNNNNNNNNNNNNNNNNNNNNNNNNNNNNNNNNNNNNNNNNNNNNNNNNNNNNNNNNNNNNNNNNNNNNNNNNNNNNNNNNNNNNNNNNNNNNNNNNNNNNNNNNNNNNNNNNNNNNNNNNNNNNNNNNNNNNNNNNNNNNNNNNNNNNNNNNNNNNNNNNNNNNNNNNNNNNNNNNNNNNNNNNNNNNNNNNNNNNNNNNNNNNNNNNNNNNNNNNNNNNNNNNNNNNNNNNNNNNNNNNNNNNNNNNNNNNNNNNNNNNNNNNNNNNNNNNNNNNNNNNNNNNNNNNNNNNNNNNNNNNNNNNNNNNNNNNNNNNNNNNNNNNNNNNNNNNNNNNNNNNNNNNNNNNNNNNNNNNNNNNNNNNNNNNNNNNNNNNNNNNNNNNNNNNNNNNNNNNNNNNNNNNNNNNNNNNNNNNNNNNNNNNNNNNNNNNNNNNNNNNNNNNNNNNNNNNNNNNNNNNNNNNNNNNNNNNNNNNNNNNNNNNNNNNNNNNNNNNNNNNNNNNNNNNNNNNNNNNNNNNNNNNNNNNNNNNNNNNNNNNNNNNNNNNNNNNNNNNNNNNNNNNNNNNNNNNNNNNNNNNNNNNNNNNNNNNNNNNNNNNNNNNNNNNNNNNNNNNNNNNNNNNNNNNNNNNNNNNNNNNNNNNNNNNNNNNNNNNNNNNNNNNNNNNNNNNNNNNNNNNNNNNNNNNNNNNNNNNNNNNNNNNNNNNNNNNNNNNNNNNNNNNNNNNNNNNNNNNNNNNNNNNNNNNNNNNNNNNNNNNNNNNNNNNNNNNNNNNNNNNNNNNNNNNNNNNNNNNNNNNNNNNNNNNNNNNNNNNNNNNNNNNNNNNNNNNNNNNNNNNNNNNNNNNNNNNNNNNNNNNNNNNNNNNNNNNNNNNNNNNNNNNNNNNNNNNNNNNNNNNNNNNNNNNNNNNNNNNNNNNNNNNNNNNNNNNNNNNNNNNNNNNNNNNNNNNNNNNNNNNNNNNNNNNNNNNNNNNNNNNNNNNNNNNNNNNNNNNNNNNNNNNNNNNNNNNNNNNNNNNNNNNNNNNNNNNNNNNNNNNNNNNNNNNNNNNNNNNNNNNNNNNNNNNNNNNNNNNNNNNNNNNNNNNNNNNNNNNNNNNNNNNNNNNNNNNNNNNNNNNNNNNNNNNNNNNNNNNNNNNNNNNNNNNNNNNNNNNNNNNNNNNNNNNNNNNNNNNNNNNNNNNNNNNNNNNNNNNNNNNNNNNNNNNNNNNNNNNNNNNNNNNNNNNNNNNNNNNNNNNNNNNNNNNNNNNNNNNNNNNNNNNNNNNNNNNNNNNNNNNNNNNNNNNNNNNNNNNNNNNNNNNNNNNNNNNNNNNNNNNNNNNNNNNNNNNNNNNNNNNNNNNNNNNNNNNNNNNNNNNNNNNNNNNNNNNNNNNNNNNNNNNNNNNNNNNNNNNNNNNNNNNNNNNNNNNNNNNNNNNNNNNNNNNNNNNNNNNNNNNNNNNNNNNNNNNNNNNNNNNNNNNNNNNNNNNNNNNNNNNNNNNNNNNNNNNNNNNNNNNNNNNNNNNNNNNNNNNNNNNNNNNNNNNNNNNNNNNNNNNNNNNNNNNNNNNNNNNNNNNNNNNNNNNNNNNNNNNNNNNNNNNNNNNNNNNNNNNNNNNNNNNNNNNNNNNNNNNNNNNNNNNNNNNNNNNNNNNNNNNNNNNNNNNNNNNNNNNNNNNNNNNNNNNNNNNNNNNNNNNNNNNNNNNNNNNNNNNNNNNNNNNNNNNNNNNNNNNNNNNNNNNNNNNNNNNNNNNNNNNNNNNNNNNNNNNNNNNNNNNNNNNNNNNNNNNNNNNNNNNNNNNNNNNNNNNNNNNNNNNNNNNNNNNNNNNNNNNNNNNNNNNNNNNNNNNNNNNNNNNNNNNNNNNNNNNNNNNNNNNNNNNNNNNNNNNNNNNNNNNNNNNNNNNNNNNNNNNNNNNNNNNNNNNNNNNNNNNNNNNNNNNNNNNNNNN
Proteins encoded:
- the LOC111785776 gene encoding uncharacterized protein LOC111785776, translated to MPMPHQGWLQLRKGFLSLNFTKRNAPIRKTKMVVKRRMMKMTTMTMMQMIRMTTTTTKIFPEVKKGMMVIQRMILKQMATEELEVMRKMMMRTTTMERTRTTMRTRKKTRRRKTRRRKHLSHQLRRGSENIDWPSTSSSFEQRGKFS